One Proteinivorax tanatarense DNA segment encodes these proteins:
- the flhF gene encoding flagellar biosynthesis protein FlhF yields MKIRKYNVSSLSEAKSMILRDLGKDAIIVQTNKVKAPGLKGFFGKKNFEVLAALDGKTKYQPKQPQQPQLKVQHKNSKSVDYEEIKRELQENNELIAKLISENKNTSNDQFFGEYNQLFNFLVGNGVQKQIAYDLIVELTEINKSSSCNLKDELKILMENKIKATQNKVSSVFDKSTIALVGPTGVGKTTSIAKLAANAVVAEGNEIGLITLDTYRIAATEQLKTYGDIIDVPVTVAYNHSQFKEKMRELANKDNVFIDTAGRSHKNQEQLEEQKSYFDYHNVDLTLLVVSLNVSFEQQKKIFEAYSFFKPQGFIVTKTDEADFYGNLYNLICEFKLPIYYLTTGQSVPDDITKCCCEHVVEQVLEGDK; encoded by the coding sequence ATGAAAATTCGCAAATACAATGTAAGTAGTTTATCAGAAGCAAAATCGATGATTCTTCGTGATTTAGGTAAGGATGCTATTATTGTACAAACTAACAAAGTAAAAGCTCCTGGACTTAAAGGTTTTTTTGGCAAAAAAAACTTTGAAGTTCTAGCCGCTTTAGACGGCAAAACAAAGTATCAACCTAAACAACCACAGCAACCACAGTTAAAAGTTCAGCATAAAAATTCAAAATCAGTAGATTATGAAGAAATAAAAAGAGAATTGCAGGAAAATAACGAGTTGATTGCGAAATTAATAAGTGAAAACAAAAATACTTCTAATGATCAGTTCTTTGGTGAGTATAATCAATTATTTAATTTTTTAGTTGGAAATGGTGTTCAAAAACAAATTGCCTATGATTTAATAGTGGAGTTAACAGAAATAAATAAAAGCTCATCCTGCAACTTAAAGGATGAACTAAAAATTTTAATGGAGAATAAAATTAAGGCAACCCAAAACAAAGTGTCATCAGTTTTTGATAAAAGCACCATAGCTTTAGTAGGACCAACAGGTGTGGGCAAAACAACTTCTATTGCAAAATTAGCAGCAAATGCAGTAGTTGCTGAAGGTAATGAAATAGGCTTAATCACCTTAGATACTTATCGCATTGCAGCTACCGAACAACTAAAAACTTATGGGGATATAATTGATGTGCCTGTTACAGTAGCATATAATCATTCACAGTTTAAAGAAAAAATGCGAGAGTTGGCTAATAAAGATAATGTTTTTATCGATACAGCGGGGCGTAGCCATAAAAATCAAGAGCAGCTTGAAGAGCAAAAATCGTATTTTGACTATCATAATGTAGATCTTACATTACTAGTTGTAAGCCTTAATGTATCTTTTGAGCAACAAAAAAAGATTTTTGAAGCATATAGCTTTTTTAAACCCCAAGGGTTCATTGTAACCAAAACAGATGAAGCTGACTTTTATGGAAATTTATATAACTTAATTTGTGAATTTAAATTACCTATTTATTATCTAACCACTGGTCAAAGTGTACCCGATGATATAACAAAATGTTGCTGTGAACATGTTGTTGAACAAGTTTTAGAAGGTGACAAATAG
- a CDS encoding MinD/ParA family protein, with the protein MDQAQKLRELVRGKPFNTVQNSNKKSETEIITITSGKGGVGKSNTSVNLACSLAENEKKVLIIDVDIGLGNTDLLLGVYPKFSLMQFLKGDCSLDQAIMNIYDNVDLIAGGELSTDDSLLSKGDKNLITTNLEKLRVYDYVIFDTGAGISSNVTYFCLAADRVLVLTTPEPTAITDAYALIKSLYNQSNEVQIEIVVNKASTEHEGKLTGKKLITVSKKFLSQQPIYLGFILEDKAVTNAVRKQVPYVKEYPSSPASKSVCKLAANLTGNQNINPKKRVGFLASLFKR; encoded by the coding sequence ATGGACCAAGCCCAAAAACTTCGCGAATTAGTTCGAGGTAAACCCTTTAATACAGTACAAAATAGCAACAAAAAAAGCGAAACTGAGATAATTACCATAACTAGTGGAAAAGGTGGAGTTGGCAAAAGTAATACCTCTGTTAATCTGGCATGTTCGTTGGCAGAGAATGAAAAAAAAGTTTTGATTATTGATGTAGATATAGGGTTAGGGAATACAGATCTACTCCTAGGAGTATACCCTAAGTTCTCATTGATGCAGTTTTTAAAAGGAGATTGTTCTCTAGACCAAGCGATTATGAATATTTATGATAATGTAGATTTAATAGCGGGAGGAGAACTATCAACAGATGATTCATTATTAAGCAAAGGCGATAAAAACTTAATTACTACTAACCTGGAAAAACTAAGAGTTTATGATTATGTAATTTTTGATACTGGAGCTGGTATTTCTTCTAATGTTACGTACTTTTGTTTAGCTGCTGATAGAGTGTTAGTTTTAACTACACCGGAACCCACCGCGATAACAGATGCTTATGCCTTGATTAAATCGTTATATAATCAATCAAACGAAGTTCAAATAGAGATTGTTGTAAATAAAGCATCTACAGAGCATGAAGGTAAATTGACTGGAAAAAAGCTAATAACAGTTTCTAAGAAGTTTTTATCTCAACAGCCAATATATTTAGGATTTATTTTAGAAGATAAAGCTGTTACAAATGCGGTTAGAAAACAAGTGCCTTATGTCAAAGAGTATCCTTCTAGCCCTGCTAGTAAATCTGTTTGCAAATTGGCTGCCAATTTAACTGGTAACCAAAATATAAATCCCAAAAAGCGGGTAGGGTTTCTTGCATCATTATTTAAAAGATAA
- a CDS encoding PilZ domain-containing protein produces MEKRGFYRISLAHKIEYVKLDPTTLNVTSSSQEGLLYDISGGGASFYSTFILDINELIELALETQDGQLVILAKVLRKVKKDESNYYAIKFLHINQDTEKQLIKFINYLQNKSS; encoded by the coding sequence ATGGAAAAGAGAGGTTTTTATAGAATAAGCTTGGCTCATAAAATTGAGTATGTAAAGTTAGACCCTACTACACTTAATGTTACTTCAAGCTCGCAAGAGGGATTGTTATATGATATCAGTGGGGGAGGAGCATCTTTTTATTCTACTTTTATTTTAGATATTAACGAGTTAATAGAACTTGCTCTTGAAACCCAGGATGGACAATTAGTAATTTTAGCAAAGGTTTTAAGAAAAGTAAAAAAGGATGAGTCTAATTATTATGCAATTAAGTTTTTACACATAAACCAGGATACTGAAAAACAGTTAATTAAGTTTATCAATTATTTGCAAAACAAAAGCAGTTAA